Genomic segment of Gasterosteus aculeatus chromosome 4, fGasAcu3.hap1.1, whole genome shotgun sequence:
CATTTACTAAAGATAGTGTTCCCACGGGTTAAGCCTCTATTATATGGTGCCTATTATCCACCTTAGAAATTAGTTAACTATTTAGGATTTAAATACTGGccagctaagctaacgctaactaACTAACCTGCGAGTGACGTCACGGTACTTCACCGTTGGTGGTTACTGTTCCCGTCTTCGTCCAACAGGGGGCACAACTTCAAAACCAGcttcactttttaaataaacgATATCCATAAACAAACGCACAGACAGAtagtatataaaataaaaataaaatgacaatgcAAACCCTTTAAGTGTCCGGAGGCATGCGGTGACGTAATAAAGAGGATCTGTTGCTCAGCCTCGCTGTGGACCTGATTCGGGTGTCTTGTGTCTCTCAGACAGGTTTATATTCTgttaactaatatatatatgtatatatattcgTATGACCTTGGACGTTTAACACGGATAAGTCATGTGTGTATCATGTGAACGAGCCACCCGCCTACAAACTGCAGGGACGCAGAGCGGTTGACGCATTCGTGTTTTTTTCCGCGCataacacgcacgcacacacgcgcgcgcgcgcacatgCAAGCTGCGAAGGAGCAGAGAGCTCGGTAGGACGGAGCGCGCAGCCGGGCCACCAAAACGGAGCGGAGCAGCGAGTTTGAGTCTCTCCTCCTAAGAAACGTTTTCCAAGCCGGTCGGCTCGCTGGctgacgtgcacacacacgcacacacacacacacacacacacacacacacacacacacacacacacacacacacacacacacacacacacacacacaccatggatGACAAGTCATTCACCAAGGAGTTGGACGGATGGATTGAACAACTGAACGAGTGCAAACAGCTGAGTGAGAACCAGGTCAAAGtcctgtgtgaaaaggtaaggTTTTGCGCAGGGCGCTGTTGACGCCAGCAGTCGGCTATTTGGCGTTGCATCCCCCGGGCTCGTAGACGTGTATTGGCGCAGCTAACATCAGCTAATGCATGTGGCCTTGCTTTGGAGCACCATTTGACTGCAGCTGTACGGATGCAGGACGCCGCTCAGGGCAGCAACTCGcccagaagatggaggaggatggaggagcaaatatttttttttctgtagcaACGCCCACTCCTGGTTCCTCACTAAGGGTGCACCGGCACTACCACAACAAACTATACTCTTCTGCATGTTTGAAATGGGAAATGTGATGCACACTTAATGGTATAGACTCTAGAGTATTTAATAAGGTTTGTGTGTAGTGCACGTGCTCAGTATGTGCTCCTACATAGCATAGTGTTATCTATGGACCAGCATCATCTGTGTTGTCTTGGTCCTCCATTAAGGCAAAGGAGATCCTTACAAAGGAATCCAACGTGCAGGAGGTGAGATGTCCGGTGACAGTCTGCGGGGATGTCCATGGTCAGTTTCATGACCTGATGGAGCTGTTTAAGATTGGGGGGAAGTCTCCAGACACCAACTATCTCTTCATGGGAGACTATGTTGACAGAGGCTACTATTCTGTGGAGACAGTTTCTCTTCTGGTTTCTCTTAAGGTAAAAAACATCAATTCCTTGTCACTGGTGCTGTACTATATGTGGGCTACAACTGGGATATGAATTTGGAATCGGGGCAAGGATAACGTTTATTGCAACGTCTTGCATTTTGTTataaatactatatatatatatatatatatatattttttttttttgtaggtaAGGTTCCGTGAACGAATCACCATTCTCAGAGGGAACCATGAGAGCAGACAGATCACACAAGTGTATGGCTTCTATGACGAGTGCTTAAGGAAATATGGAAATGCCAATGTTTGGAAGTACTTCACAGATCTGTTTGACTATCTGCCGCTCACTGCGCTGGTCGATAACCAGGTAAGGTTGTGGATTCTAGATGTACCAATGTGACAAACAGCAAAGATACAGGGACTCTTCATTTACTTTCTGTCTCTTGCACAAGATATTCTGCCTCCATGGAGGATTGTCCCCTTCAATAGACACACTGGAACACATCAGGGCGCTGGATCGCTTGCAGGAGGTTCCTCATGAGGTAAATTTAGGAAGATCATCCAGATTATGTATTATTCTGCCATTTACGGTTATAACAAGATgttacaacatttattttaaggagtctgttttttttttgcatcatatATATTGCAAATTCATCGCATATAATATAAGTAAGATAGGTGAAACAGTTAAATATAGGACATTCATTCATCCTCGAATTGGCAACAATTCTTGGTCACCATGTTCTGACACTGACACATAATCAGTAAATTGATGGATAATAGGCGGGGCCTTAATAAAAGTCTATAGTTGGACATTATCCTTAAACCTCTGGATAGATGTGTTTTTAAGTGCAAGGGACTAAAGAACGATGATGTTTTCTCCACTGTACAGGGTCCAATGTGTGACTTGTTATGGTCCGACCCAGATGACCGTGGCGGCTGGGGCATCTCACCTCGCGGCGCCGGTTACACTTTTGGGCAGGACATTTCCGAGACCTTCAACCATGCAAATGGCCTAACGTTGGTCTCGAGAGCCCACCAGCTGGTGATGGAGGTACTTCGACTGTGTGCATCTGCAAGTCATTCGTTTTTTAAATTAGAGGCGCTGCGGATGcaggttttatttaaagtaaataataTTCACGTCATCTTTTGATCTAGGGTTACAATTGGTGTCACGACCGCAATGTGGTGACGATCTTCAGTGCACCGAACTATTGTTATCGCTGCGGGAACCAGGCAGCCATCATGGAACTTGACGACACATTGAAATACTCCTTGTAAGTGCCTTTTGTGGTTTTTTGTTTGGACGTTTGGCACTGTTTTGTGAAAGGAATTTGTATTGACCGCAAATCTTGCCTTTTCTTTGCTCCAGCCTACAATTTGATCCTGCGCCACGCAGAGGGGAACCCCATGTGACGCGGCGTACGCCAGATTATTTCCTGTAAAAATCAGTGGGAAGGATGGCAGGAGGCTACACAGAGAGAAGGAGCATTCTCATGgaccaaaataaatgtgtgccATAATAGAAAGTATCACATCTAGATAAAGACCACGATCCTTTCAACTTTTTCCTCTCTGTGCATGATGTTTTTATTGCTATAAATGATTGCTACTATGAACAACACAATCACAATACCTGCTGGTTTGTCAGGAGGTATGAATAAACTGATGCAGAGGATAATACGTAAATGTAAGTAATGTTTGTGTCGATAATAAGCAAAGTGTTTCCATATCCAGTATGTAAGCTGCATCTTACACTCGGCATGGCCTCAAATCAAAGCTTGCAGTAAATATAATGTCAACTCTTTCTTCTTGTAAGTGAAGCGCAACAGTTTATTTTGTGAAGTGAAATTAGGCTTTAGACGTCGGAAATGAGTATGTTCTCTTTGCacttttgtatttgatttttaTCACATGGCACTGACAGACTTGGTTCTTTTTTATACCCTGTTAGTGTAAGTAGCCCTCTCTCTGCCCTGCTGTCTCTCACGGGAGTTGATCTAATCATTTAAATAGGCAATAATGGTACCAATTAAATCAGTtgtagaaaaaatatatacgtTTATGTTTTGCAGCCaccacaatacaaataaaaacggAAGTTGCTTCGTCATGTACTTCATTTAAGCAGTTTGTGGCATCGTCCCTTCTCACCAGTCACCGCTAGATAGAAACTGACACCCGGGAGCTGCGGACCATAAACCGATCATAGTCATTACCAGGTGACTGTGAATGGGTACGAGATATTGGGTAATTATtgcgtatttatttatttaaaggggCGAGGCTGCTGCCATGCCAAAGAGGAATCATTTAGATTTTAATGCTGCTTTatgtatgacatttttttcataAGAAACAAATAATGATTTCTCTGGtttgcatatatatttttttgccagATGTTAGTGTCGGCCATGCAGGTCAGGCTGTTGTGGAGTATAGCGCTTGAAAATCCAAAGTTTTACCAGTTATTAATGATTTACCGCCTGGGAGTCAAGTTCACGAAATGTCCCCTCTTTAACGGATGTGATGCTCAGCTCGCtactaaaaataaaagcctaatATGAAGGAAAACGCGGAATGAAACGTGTTTTGCTACCTTGTGTTGACcaaatattgtaatattttatagaaaaatagaaaaaaactaCGTGCACTTTTTCCTCGTTGTCATTTACTGTCACACCCCCAATACATTTTCCCAGGGGTGttttgtggcttttattttgtcagtgCAGTGCTGGCCGTGGGCGGAAGTTCCTCTATGCGCTCCGTGGCTGAGCGGACGCTGCTGCGCGTTAAAATTAGCTGGCTGCAGTCTTTCGGGGACACCTTCTGCGGACCGCCGGAGCCCTCAGAGCAGTGAGTACCCTGCCCGGTGTCTTCTTCCAAAGGCTCCATCGCGACGCCGCCCGGCGTGGACGTTGTGCGTTGGGGGCCCCTGAGGGGAGTTGGGGGGGATGTGCGGATGTGGCAGGCTGATACTAGTTGAATCTGGGAGGCAACACAGCTGGACAGTTGAATCCCGCCGGACGGATGCCGATGCTAATTAGTCGTTTTGGAAGGATGATCCATTTATTGTCGTTTTATgaattttatgtattttttttatttttctttctcgcaATGTCTCGATCGCTTTGTTCAGACGCGGAAAACACCCCCAGTTACAGTCCGGATTTGACTGGTCTGAGTCGGGTTGAACAATTAACCGTATCCAGTCACGGAGCGTGTTCGTGTGAACAGTAACATCTACCTGCCATCGGATGCTGTGATTCTGGAGGACACCTCGCATTGTGATACGTTGTTATGAATGGCAGGTTAATGTGCAGCCACGCACGGCGGAGCGCGAGGGCAAAGGCACCTAACGGGTCGAGTCCAAAGTTCACTCCTATAATATCGCCTTCATAAATGAATCATAAGTACGGTGATGCTATATTTGGTCCGCTCTGCAAAGAACTCAATACTGTGATTTGGTCTTTTTGTTGGACGATCTGGTGTTTTCTTGTCACCTCGTGAGGATCTCATGGAGTATAATTCAATTTTAAAGAGACATCCCGCCTCTTTCACTCCACCGACCCGCCGGCAAACCAGAGTTCTCCGTTTTATTACCAATCCAGCAGCCATCTTTGGTGCAATTTCTGGTGGAGTTTCATCACGCTGCAGCACGTTCTTGCAGGGACTTCACTTCCGTGTGGCTCTGATCTCCCAGCAGTTCAGC
This window contains:
- the LOC120817773 gene encoding serine/threonine-protein phosphatase 2A catalytic subunit alpha isoform, with the protein product MDDKSFTKELDGWIEQLNECKQLSENQVKVLCEKAKEILTKESNVQEVRCPVTVCGDVHGQFHDLMELFKIGGKSPDTNYLFMGDYVDRGYYSVETVSLLVSLKVRFRERITILRGNHESRQITQVYGFYDECLRKYGNANVWKYFTDLFDYLPLTALVDNQIFCLHGGLSPSIDTLEHIRALDRLQEVPHEGPMCDLLWSDPDDRGGWGISPRGAGYTFGQDISETFNHANGLTLVSRAHQLVMEGYNWCHDRNVVTIFSAPNYCYRCGNQAAIMELDDTLKYSFLQFDPAPRRGEPHVTRRTPDYFL